The Euphorbia lathyris chromosome 3, ddEupLath1.1, whole genome shotgun sequence genome contains a region encoding:
- the LOC136224113 gene encoding phospholipase D alpha 4 — protein sequence MEEVNQQFLHGTLEATIFDATPYAPPFPFNCFANGKPTYVTIKINKKKVAKTSKEQDRVWNQTFQILCAHPLDSTITITLKTKCSILGKFHIKAQTILTKSTLINGFHPLIMENGKPTNPEIKLRFMLWFKPAEFERSWSNIIRSSNNDEFQGLRNATFPQRSNCHVTLYQDAHHLSTFNPPFGVCGTPRRLWEDVYKAIDGAKHLVCIAGWSFNPKLVLVRDPETDIPEAIGIKLGELLKRKAEEGVAVRIMIWDDETSLPIIKNKGVMRTHDQDAFSYFKHTKVICKLCPRLHNKLPTFFTHHQKTITLDTRPPHHHPLNSEDREIMSFIGGLDLCDGRFDTEQHSLFQTLNQQSHCTDFYQTNIPSATLQKGGPREPWHDTHACILGDAAWDILTNFEQRWTKLCDPFPISNLMTKPSYPLNIPSERNWKVQVFRSIDHVSTQLGKNMRVETSIHQAYVEAIRRAERFIYIENQYFIGGCDLWDEDKNSGCRNLIPIEIALKIVSKIKAKERFSVYILIPMWPEGVPESEVVEDILHWSRKTMGMMYKMIGRALEESGYDVDWHPRDYLNFYCLANREKKSVGEFVAPHLPHPSTQYWYAQMHRRFMVYVHSKLMIVDDAYIIIGSANVNQRSMDGKRDTEIAIGCYQPQPQDHDHQNKYSTNDIQAYRMSLWYEHTGLADEIFLNPQSLECVHKIYSLGEKMWKIYSGEKVVDMEGVHLVNYPVNIRKDGVVEDINNGHFPDTKCPVKGRRSKVLPPIFTT from the exons atggaGGAGGTTAATCAACAATTTCTCCATGGAACACTTGAAGCTACTATCTTTGATGCAACACCTTACGCACCACCATTTCCCTTTAAT TGTTTTGCAAATGGAAAGCCAACTTATGTAACAATCAAGATAAATAAGAAGAAAGTAGCAAAGACAAGCAAAGAACAAGACCGTGTTTGGAACCAAACCTTTCAAATCCTATGTGCACATCCTCTGGATTCAACCATAACAATAACCTTAAAAACAAAATGCTCCATTTTAGGAAAATTCCACATCAAAGCTCAAACCATACTCACCAAATCAACTCTCATCAATGGGTTTCACCCTCTAATTATGGAAAATGGGAAGCCCACTAATCCAGAGATTAAGCTGAGGTTTATGTTATGGTTTAAACCAGCAGAATTTGAACGAAGTTGGAGTAACATAATTAGGAGTAGTAATAATGATGAGTTCCAAGGATTAAGGAATGCTACATTTCCTCAAAGATCTAATTGCCATGTCACACTTTATCAAGATGCTCATCATCTATCTACTTTCAATCCTCCATTTGGTGTTTGTGGAACTCCAAGAAGGTTGTGGGAAGATGTGTATAAAGCTATAGATGGTGCAAAGCATCTGGTTTGTATTGCTGGTTGGTCTTTCAATCCCAAATTGGTCCTA GTTAGGGATCCAGAAACAGATATTCCAGAAGCAATAGGAATAAAGCTTGGAGAATTACTAAAAAGAAAAGCAGAAGAAGGTGTAGCAGTAAGAATAATGATATGGGATGATGAAACATCCTTACCAATCATCAAAAACAAAGGAGTTATGAGAACTCATGATCAAGATGCTTTTTCTTATTTCAAACACACCAAAGTAATATGCAAACTATGTCCAAGACTACACAACAAACTCCCTACTTTCTTTACCCATCACCAAAAAACCATAACACTAGACACAAGACCTCCTCACCATCATCCCCTCAACTCCGAGGATAGAGAAATCATGAGCTTCATAGGCGGATTAGACCTCTGCGACGGCCGCTTCGACACCGAGCAACACTCCTTGTTTCAAACACTCAATCAACAATCACATTGCACTGATTTCTACCAAACAAACATCCCTAGTGCAACCTTGCAAAAGGGTGGTCCAAGAGAGCCTTGGCATGACACTCATGCTTGTATTCTAGGTGATGCAGCTTGGGACATTTTGACTAATTTTGAACAAAGATGGACTAAACTATGTGACCCTTTTCCCATTTCAAACCTTATGACCAAACCCTCTTACCCTCTTAACATTCCAAGTGAAAGAAACTGGAAAGTTCAAGTCTTTAGATCAATAGACCATGTTTCAACACAATTGGGGAAAAACATGAGAGTGGAGACAAGTATACATCAAGCATATGTAGAAGCAATTAGAAGAGCAGAGAGGTTTATATACATTGAGAATCAATATTTCATTGGAGGGTGTGATTTGTGGGATGAAGATAAGAATAGTGGGTGTAGAAATTTGATTCCAATTGAGATTGCACTTAAGATAGTTAGTAAGATTAAGGCTAAAGAGAGGTTTTCAGTGTATATATTGATACCAATGTGGCCAGAAGGTGTGCCAGAAAGTGAAGTTGTTGAGGATATATTGCATTGGAGTAGAAAGACAATGGGTATGATGTATAAGATGATTGGGAGAGCTTTGGAAGAAAGTGGGTATGATGTTGATTGGCATCCAAGAGATTACTTGAACTTCTATTGTCTTGCTAATAGGGAAAAGAAGAGTGTTGGTGAGTTTGTGGCTCCTCATTTACCACATCCTTCTACTCAATATTGGTATGCTCAAATGCATAGGAGGTTCATGGTTTATGTCCATTCTAAGCTCATGATAG TGGACGATGCATACATAATAATAGGATCAGCAAACGTGAATCAAAGATCAATGGATGGGAAACGTGATACAGAAATTGCAATAGGATGCTACCAACCACAGCCACAAGATCATGATCATCAAAACAAATATTCTACAAATGATATCCAAGCCTACCGTATGTCATTGTGGTACGAGCACACAGGATTAGCTGATGAGATATTTCTGAACCCCCAAAGTTTAGAATGTGTGCACAAAATTTACTCATTAGGGGAGAAAATGTGGAAAATTTACAGTGGTGAAAAGGTAGTAGACATGGAAGGTGTTCACTTAGTGAATTATCCAGTGAATATAAGAAAGGATGGTGTTGTTGAAGATATTAATAATGGTCATTTTCCTGATACAAAATGTCCTGTTAAGGGTAGGAGATCAAAGGTTTTACCTCCTATTTTCACCACATGA
- the LOC136221745 gene encoding phenylacetaldehyde synthase, giving the protein MPAEAETTKMKGELRPMDAEQLRDCAHKMVDFIADYYKSLETFPVLSQVEPGYLSKLLPDSAPNQPDSLQNVLDDVQAKILPGVTHWQSPNYFAYYPSNSSVAGFLGEMLSAGFNIVGFSWITSPAATELEMIVLDWLAKILKLPEEFLSTGGGGGVIQGTASEAILVALLAARDKVLRRVGKDALGKLVVYASDQTHSAFHKACQIAGIHAENCRLLKTDSSTNYALVPDLLSETISYDISNGLIPVFLCASVGTTSSAAVDPLLALGKIAKRNDIWFHVDAAYAGSACICPEYRCYIDGVEEADSFNMNAHKWLLTNFDCSTLWVKDRNALIQSLSTNPEFLKNKASEANMVLDYKDWQIPLGRRFRSLKLWMVLRLYGVENLQCYIRNHINLAKHFEGLVAQDDRFEVVAPRIFSLVCFRLLPGKNNGDDGNKLNRELLDAVNSNGEAFISHTVLSGKFILRFAVGAPLSEERHVTQAWKLFQVQASALLMNIS; this is encoded by the exons ATGCCCGCTGAAGCTGAAACCACCAAAAT GAAAGGTGAGTTGCGACCCATGGACGCAGAGCAACTCAGAGATTGTGCACATAAGATGGTTGATTTTATTGCTGACTACTACAAAAGTTTAGAAACTTTCCCTGTTTTAAGCCAAGTTGAG CCTGGGTATCTAAGTAAATTGCTGCCAGATTCAGCACCAAATCAACCTGACTCACTGCAAAATGTTCTTGATG ATGTTCAAGCTAAGATTTTACCAGGAGTTACCCATTGGCAAAGCCCTAATTATTTTGCCTATTATCCATCTAATAGTAGTGTTGCTGGATTTTTGGGGGAAATGCTTAGTGCTGGTTTTAATATTGTGGGTTTCAGCTGGATAACTTCACCTGCTGCCACAGAACTTGAAATGATTGTGCTAGATTGGCTTGCCAAAATTCTCAAACTACCTGAAGAATTTCTCTCCACAG GAGGAGGAGGTGGGGTGATACAGGGTACTGCAAGTGAAGCTATTCTAGTTGCACTACTAGCTGCTCGTGACAAGGTCTTACGTAGAGTTGGCAAGGATGCCCTTGGGAAACTTGTGGTTTATGCCTCTGATCAAACACATTCTGCTTTTCATAAGGCTTGTCAG ATAGCAGGGATTCATGCAGAAAATTGTAGGCTGCTGAAAACTGACTCTTCCACCAATTATGCCCTTGTCCCAGATTTACTTAGTGAAACAATTTCATACGACATTTCCAATGGATTGATTCCCGTCTTCCTATGTGCCAGT GTTGGAACTACGTCTTCGGCAGCAGTTGATCCGTTACTTGCATTAGGGAAGATTGCTAAG AGAAATGACATTTGGTTTCATGTGGATGCGGCTTATGCTGGAAGTGCATGTATATGTCCTGAATACCGCTGTTACATTGATGGTGTTGAAGAAGCTGATTCTTTTAACATGAATGCACACAAATGGCTCCTCACAAATTTTGATTGCTCAACACTTTGGGTCAAG GATAGAAATGCTTTGATTCAGTCTCTTTCTACAAATCCAGAGTTTCTGAAAAACAAG GCCTCCGAAGCAAACATGGTTTTGGACTACAAAGATTGGCAAATTCCACTTGGACGTCGATTTAG GTCACTGAAACTGTGGATGGTACTACGATTATATGGTGTCGAAAATCTGCAATGTTACATCAGAAATCATATTAACTTGGCTAAGCATTTCGAAGGACTCGTTGCTCAAGATGATAGGTTTGAG GTTGTTGCGCCTCGGATATTTTCATTGGTTTGTTTTCGGCTTTTACCGGGAAAAAACAATGGAGATGATGGCAACAAACTGAACCGTGAACTACTGGATGCAGTGAACTCAAACGGGGAAGCTTTTATTTCTCATACT GTGCTATCTGGCAAGTTCATATTACGATTTGCAGTTGGAGCACCATTGAGTGAAGAAAGACATGTAACTCAAGCATGGAAGCTTTTTCAAGTTCAGGCCTCTGCTTTGCTTATGAATATATCATAG